The following are encoded in a window of Candidatus Nitrosotalea sinensis genomic DNA:
- a CDS encoding 50S ribosomal protein L2 has product MGKRPLVRRRGRGGMQFRAASTGKLLPAKYPRFQLGEQHEAEVVDIVHETGRDAPLAKVRFETGLFSFVPSVLGTKIGSKFQFGLKSNISPGNVISVQNIPDGTIVCNVEKHFGDGGAIVKSAGTYATVFSHSSEGVTIKLPSGKFTTLNPQNRAMIGVLAGGGVGDRPFMRAGPAWRRKKSKGHKYPIVRGVAQAVYVHPHGGGRHQHVGRGSTVSRNAPPGRKVGSIAARKTGRSRMKERE; this is encoded by the coding sequence TTGGGTAAGCGACCACTAGTAAGAAGACGAGGTAGAGGAGGAATGCAATTCCGAGCAGCTTCTACTGGAAAGTTACTTCCTGCTAAATATCCACGATTTCAATTAGGAGAACAACATGAGGCGGAAGTGGTTGACATTGTGCATGAAACAGGACGAGATGCTCCTCTTGCTAAAGTGAGATTTGAGACTGGACTCTTTTCTTTTGTTCCGTCAGTTCTTGGTACAAAGATTGGTTCTAAATTTCAATTTGGTTTAAAATCTAATATTTCTCCAGGTAATGTAATCAGTGTTCAAAACATACCTGATGGTACCATTGTATGCAATGTTGAGAAACATTTTGGTGATGGTGGTGCAATAGTAAAATCTGCTGGTACATATGCAACTGTATTTTCACATAGCTCTGAAGGTGTAACAATAAAACTTCCATCTGGCAAATTCACAACTCTTAATCCTCAGAATAGGGCAATGATTGGAGTTCTTGCAGGCGGAGGTGTTGGAGATAGACCGTTTATGAGGGCTGGACCTGCATGGAGACGAAAGAAATCAAAAGGACACAAATATCCTATAGTACGAGGTGTTGCTCAAGCAGTTTATGTACACCCCCACGGTGGTGGAAGACACCAACACGTTGGAAGAGGATCAACAGTTTCACGAAACGCACCGCCTGGACGTAAAGTCGGAAGCATAGCAGCAAGAAAGACTGGACGTTCTAGAATGAAAGAAAGAGAATAA
- a CDS encoding acylphosphatase, producing the protein MNTKRVRILVSGKVQGVYFRQGTMETAEKNNVFGWVKNLPDNRVEAILEGEDSNVNAVIDWAQFGPAGAIVTELQVSEEKYLGEFSDFQIHY; encoded by the coding sequence ATGAATACAAAGAGAGTTCGTATTTTAGTAAGTGGAAAAGTACAAGGTGTATATTTTCGTCAGGGAACTATGGAGACTGCTGAAAAAAATAATGTCTTTGGTTGGGTGAAAAATCTTCCAGACAATCGAGTAGAAGCCATTTTGGAAGGAGAAGATTCAAACGTTAATGCCGTAATAGACTGGGCTCAATTTGGTCCTGCTGGCGCAATTGTAACGGAATTACAAGTTTCTGAAGAAAAATATCTTGGAGAATTTTCTGATTTTCAAATTCATTACTAG
- a CDS encoding DUF5655 domain-containing protein, with translation MEGLISGKSRTYAEFKPSIPATIIPLFDELRDYCLSLGKNVIEDVRMHRVVFSKSIKFRSFADIEPQRDHIVIKIKKGRKESEKEMQVKTNDNLEEVKKLLLEAYTNIH, from the coding sequence ATGGAAGGTCTAATTTCGGGTAAAAGTAGAACTTATGCTGAATTCAAGCCTAGCATACCAGCAACAATTATTCCATTATTTGATGAGCTTCGAGATTATTGTTTGTCGCTTGGAAAAAATGTTATCGAAGATGTCCGTATGCATAGAGTTGTATTTTCAAAATCAATTAAATTTCGTAGTTTTGCAGATATTGAACCTCAGAGAGATCATATAGTAATAAAGATCAAAAAAGGTAGAAAAGAATCAGAAAAAGAGATGCAAGTAAAGACAAATGACAATCTTGAAGAAGTCAAAAAATTACTGCTAGAAGCTTATACTAATATTCACTAG
- a CDS encoding TIGR00269 family protein, translated as MKCDRCENIAAYSRKYSGENLCSICFSDSIVNKTSRTIAKYNMIRSGDTIGVAVSGGKDSLSLLQVLKKISLDHRFTLKAITVDEGIPGYRDEALKIVEDFCKKLDVEHKVYPYSSLFGTTLEQTLDLRNNDKTSSCSICGVLRRRAIDFGATDLNVDAIATGHNLDDMLQTFVINIISGDTKKIGWMNPDTSQNRLRKIKPFCEIYENEIVFYAFTNNIPFQSEECPHMNEGIRTEIRNFLNSLEKTHSGIKNNMYKSILKISTTLKESNNSEWRICSKCGSECTGNTCSVCNTLANLRIN; from the coding sequence ATGAAATGTGATCGTTGTGAAAACATAGCAGCATATTCTAGAAAATACTCGGGAGAGAATCTTTGTTCAATTTGTTTCTCAGATTCCATAGTAAACAAGACTTCTAGAACAATAGCAAAATACAACATGATAAGATCTGGCGATACAATAGGAGTAGCAGTTTCAGGTGGAAAAGATTCTCTTTCATTATTACAAGTATTGAAAAAAATTTCACTAGACCATAGATTTACCCTAAAGGCAATCACCGTTGATGAAGGAATTCCAGGATATAGAGACGAGGCACTCAAGATTGTAGAAGATTTTTGTAAGAAACTAGATGTAGAACACAAAGTGTACCCATACAGTTCCCTTTTCGGTACAACCCTGGAACAGACATTGGATCTTCGAAATAATGACAAAACTTCTTCTTGTTCAATATGCGGAGTCTTGCGAAGAAGGGCAATTGATTTTGGAGCAACTGACCTCAATGTTGACGCAATAGCAACTGGACATAATTTGGATGATATGCTTCAAACATTTGTTATAAACATAATTTCTGGAGATACCAAAAAGATTGGCTGGATGAATCCAGATACATCACAAAACAGATTAAGAAAGATAAAGCCATTTTGTGAGATTTACGAAAATGAGATTGTATTTTATGCATTCACAAATAATATTCCATTCCAGTCAGAAGAATGCCCTCACATGAACGAGGGTATTAGAACAGAGATCCGTAATTTTCTAAATTCTTTAGAAAAGACGCATAGTGGCATCAAGAATAACATGTACAAATCAATACTAAAGATTTCAACAACTCTCAAAGAATCTAATAATTCAGAGTGGAGAATTTGTTCTAAATGCGGTAGTGAATGCACAGGAAATACATGTTCAGTGTGCAACACACTAGCCAATTTAAGAATAAACTAA
- the rpiA gene encoding ribose-5-phosphate isomerase RpiA, whose product MTVDDAIEALSPQALKMIKNNFVIGLGSGRAATAIVRLLSSHIKKTKFSVKAIPTSLQIKMEAERGQIPLIEADQINHIDLVFDGADQIDASGNMIKGGGGALLREKILISIADKVVIIADESKFVKKLNRSVPVEVHPFARKITESQIRKIGGNPHIRLLDRGYPFMTENGNVILDCDFGQIRNPKELATKIIEIPGVIEVGIFSKPDIIYKVKENGKYEIV is encoded by the coding sequence TTGACAGTTGATGATGCCATAGAGGCATTGTCCCCACAGGCATTAAAGATGATCAAGAACAATTTTGTGATAGGTCTTGGTAGTGGAAGAGCCGCAACCGCCATAGTAAGACTATTGTCAAGCCACATCAAAAAGACCAAGTTTTCTGTAAAAGCAATACCAACATCTTTACAAATCAAAATGGAAGCTGAAAGGGGGCAGATTCCACTAATAGAGGCAGATCAGATAAACCATATTGATCTAGTTTTTGACGGTGCAGACCAGATAGATGCAAGTGGTAATATGATAAAAGGTGGAGGCGGAGCTCTATTACGAGAAAAGATTCTGATAAGCATTGCAGACAAAGTAGTAATCATTGCAGACGAGTCAAAATTTGTCAAGAAACTAAACAGGAGTGTACCTGTTGAGGTTCACCCATTTGCAAGAAAAATAACAGAATCGCAGATAAGAAAAATAGGTGGTAACCCACACATAAGATTGTTGGATAGAGGCTATCCATTTATGACAGAGAATGGGAATGTCATACTTGACTGTGATTTTGGCCAAATTAGAAATCCTAAGGAGCTTGCAACAAAAATAATTGAGATACCAGGAGTTATAGAAGTAGGAATATTTTCCAAACCAGACATTATTTACAAAGTAAAAGAAAACGGTAAATATGAAATTGTATAA
- a CDS encoding 50S ribosomal protein L37e, translating to MTKGTTSMGGYTKGRLHIRCRRCGKNSYHIRHKRCASCGYPEAKIRKYTWIKWYT from the coding sequence ATGACAAAGGGTACCACCTCAATGGGAGGATACACAAAAGGGCGTTTACACATTAGATGTAGACGATGCGGCAAGAACTCCTACCACATACGACATAAAAGATGTGCAAGTTGTGGATATCCAGAGGCCAAGATAAGGAAATATACTTGGATCAAATGGTATACTTAG